The Candidatus Thorarchaeota archaeon region CAGATGAATGAAACTGAAATGGAACATAGATTCGGGCGAGGTTGGGGATATACCTCCCTGTTCGGTTCCAATTTTGATACCGGCTGCAGCGGCCCCATTTCAAATGTGGAGTATGTTTGGGTCTTTCGTTTCAATGATGTGGGAGGAAAAACCGCTGGACGAATCACAGTGACTTTGCGAATTGTCATTCAAGATAGTCCATTCTGATTTCAGTTCTTTAGGAATGGTTCATTTTCTTCCGTCTGGAGTATGCCCCATAAACGAGCAAACCAACCAACGTTAACACCCCACCAAGAACAAGCGCCTCGATATGCAACGTAGGAACGAGAATCAGACAAGTAATAACACCCAAAATCGGTACTGCTGGGAAAAACTTCGATTTGAATGTCTCAGGTATGCTGAGGCCTTTCCACCGCAATGCAATTACTGAAGCATTTACGATGGCGAGGCCTACTAGGTACCCAAAGTCTGCAACTGATGCCACGAATTCCACATTGCCTGATGCGGCAAAAGCACTCACAACAATCAGAGTAAGACCAAGAGCTGGAATCGGTGTGCTGAATTTTGGGTTAATCCGTTTGAGAATGCTTGGGAAGTAATTATCCCTCCCGAGAGAATACGCAACACGGGCAGTTGCCATGAATGTTGCATTGAGGGCAGCATAGTTCGAAGCTGCCATTCCTGCCAAACCGAAGTAGAATGCCCCTGATCCAAGCATTCTGCCAAAAACATATGATATCGGAGTAGCCGAATCGGCAACATCACCATATGGTACCACACCTACAAGCACAAGAGAAGCAAGCATGTATACCGCTGTGGCTATGACCAATGTGAGCATAATGGCACGGGGAATGTTGTGTGCTGGATTCTTGATTTCCTCTGTTGCGGTGGTTATGAGCTCAAAACCGACAAAGCTGATGTAAATGAATGAAACTGCTGACATGAACTTGTAAAGCCCAGTTCCTTGGGCAACGAGTGGCTCAAGATTAGAGGGTTCAATGAAGAATAGTCCTATGGCAATAAACGAGAACAGAACAAGCGATTGACCGACATTCAGAATACCAAGAACGCCTGAGACTCCTTTGACACTGGCAACATTTGTTACGAATGTGATGATGATTATGATGATGGCTATTATTGCGACGGTCTGTTGAGTTGCTCCTGGAATGAAAACGACAAGTGTGTGAGCAACGGCGAGCGAATAAAGTCCACAGGCCACCAAATTGCCAAAGAAAAGGAACCATCCAGTCAAAAACGCCGGGAAGCCGCCAAGAGTATCGTGCGCAAAGGTATAGCCGCCACCCTGTTTGGGAATGGAACATGCCAGCTCTGCGTAGTTTATTGCTGTAAAGAGTGTCATTATTCCTGTTACTAGATATGCAAAGACAATGACAGGACCGACCATTCCTGCGGCTTTTCCTGAGATGACATAGATTCCACCTCCCAGCATGGCACCTAGACCTAGGCTAGTTGCGCCAACGAGACCTAGAGATCT contains the following coding sequences:
- a CDS encoding amino acid permease, yielding METFGEDQEQGEFERSLGLVGATSLGLGAMLGGGIYVISGKAAGMVGPVIVFAYLVTGIMTLFTAINYAELACSIPKQGGGYTFAHDTLGGFPAFLTGWFLFFGNLVACGLYSLAVAHTLVVFIPGATQQTVAIIAIIIIIITFVTNVASVKGVSGVLGILNVGQSLVLFSFIAIGLFFIEPSNLEPLVAQGTGLYKFMSAVSFIYISFVGFELITTATEEIKNPAHNIPRAIMLTLVIATAVYMLASLVLVGVVPYGDVADSATPISYVFGRMLGSGAFYFGLAGMAASNYAALNATFMATARVAYSLGRDNYFPSILKRINPKFSTPIPALGLTLIVVSAFAASGNVEFVASVADFGYLVGLAIVNASVIALRWKGLSIPETFKSKFFPAVPILGVITCLILVPTLHIEALVLGGVLTLVGLLVYGAYSRRKKMNHS